The Alphaproteobacteria bacterium genome contains a region encoding:
- a CDS encoding ATP-binding protein, with protein MKRFLRDILTPGSAGAFGRAEWTLHWLLAAAIVLPLAIFAAAATISYREHQIEARDRLQRNLGTVYEHALKVLETVELASRYLDEMLNDAADPDIRANEAEFHRRLKSLTDILPQFADIWIVDPDGHPVVAGTVFPIPRELDLSDRDYFRVHKNNEIQGLYVGNVVTSRATNQRGQPRFFALSRKRAGVDGGFGGVTVISISPDYFRDYYATLTQPIVAALVRGDGTVLARYPDLPQTTTRLTQGNELAVQIGERRDSGILTSRSAVDGKERIYAFRKLPRADLYVTTGVDTAEIAEAWMVGMSRHLIFGLPATAALIALTLMALARTRREAAANEMLRDEIVRREQTEEKLRQAQKMEAVGRLTGGIAHDFNNLLTAIIGNLDLALRRLDGPDRVRGWLANSRQASERAATLVQRLLAFSRQHPLEVKSVDINRLVQGMSELLGRSIGETVTIETVLGAGLWSAAIDPNQLENAVVNLAVNARDAMSEGGRLTIETANAHLDETYVESAGEDIASGQYVMVAMSDTGAGMSRDVISRAFEPFFTTKPTGVGTGLGLSQVYGFVKQSGGHIRIYSEVGVGTTIKLYFPRLTGQPDMPEWTARGAAPAPTPSLDGTEAILVVEDDPQVNKLAVEALQERGYQVISAPDGATALTLIADAPPIDLLLTDVVLPGGMNGRQLGEAVRRRRPAIKVLYMTGYTRNAIIHHGRLDPDIDLLTKPFTADALARKIRRILDGGSKQA; from the coding sequence ATGAAGCGTTTCCTGCGAGACATTCTGACGCCGGGGTCCGCGGGAGCCTTCGGGCGCGCCGAATGGACGCTGCATTGGTTGCTCGCCGCCGCGATCGTGCTGCCGCTCGCGATCTTTGCGGCGGCGGCCACGATCTCCTACCGCGAACACCAGATCGAGGCGCGCGACCGGCTGCAGCGCAACCTCGGCACCGTCTATGAGCATGCCCTGAAGGTGCTGGAAACCGTCGAGCTTGCGTCGCGCTACCTCGACGAGATGCTCAATGACGCGGCCGATCCCGACATTCGGGCCAACGAGGCCGAGTTTCACCGGCGGCTCAAGTCGCTGACCGACATCCTGCCGCAGTTCGCCGACATCTGGATCGTGGATCCGGACGGCCATCCGGTGGTCGCCGGCACGGTGTTTCCGATCCCGCGCGAGCTGGACCTTTCCGACCGCGACTATTTCCGCGTGCACAAGAACAACGAGATACAGGGACTTTATGTCGGCAATGTCGTCACGTCGCGCGCCACCAACCAGCGCGGCCAGCCGCGCTTCTTTGCACTGAGCCGCAAGCGTGCCGGGGTCGATGGAGGCTTCGGCGGCGTCACCGTCATTTCGATCTCGCCCGACTATTTCCGCGACTACTACGCGACCCTGACGCAGCCGATCGTGGCAGCGCTGGTGCGCGGCGACGGCACCGTGCTGGCACGCTATCCGGACCTGCCGCAGACCACCACCCGGCTCACCCAGGGAAACGAGCTCGCGGTCCAGATCGGCGAGCGGCGCGACTCCGGCATACTGACCAGCCGCTCGGCCGTCGACGGCAAGGAGCGCATCTACGCGTTCCGCAAGCTGCCGCGTGCCGATCTCTACGTGACCACAGGCGTCGACACGGCCGAGATCGCCGAAGCCTGGATGGTCGGCATGTCGCGCCACCTGATCTTCGGCCTGCCCGCAACCGCGGCGCTGATCGCGCTGACCTTGATGGCGCTGGCGCGCACGCGGCGCGAAGCCGCCGCCAATGAAATGCTGCGTGACGAGATCGTGCGCCGCGAGCAGACCGAGGAAAAGCTGCGCCAGGCGCAGAAGATGGAGGCGGTGGGCCGCCTGACCGGCGGCATCGCGCACGACTTCAACAATCTCCTGACCGCCATCATCGGCAACCTCGATCTCGCGCTACGCCGTCTCGACGGGCCGGATCGCGTGCGCGGCTGGCTCGCCAATTCGCGCCAGGCTTCCGAACGCGCCGCCACATTGGTGCAGCGGCTGCTCGCCTTCTCGCGCCAGCATCCGCTCGAGGTGAAGTCGGTCGACATCAACCGGCTGGTTCAGGGCATGTCGGAGTTGCTGGGGCGCTCGATCGGCGAGACCGTCACGATCGAAACGGTTCTCGGGGCCGGCCTGTGGAGCGCCGCGATCGATCCGAACCAGCTCGAGAACGCAGTGGTAAACCTCGCGGTCAACGCGCGCGACGCGATGTCGGAGGGCGGCCGCCTGACCATCGAGACCGCGAATGCCCATCTCGACGAGACCTATGTGGAGTCCGCCGGCGAGGACATCGCCTCCGGGCAATACGTGATGGTGGCGATGAGCGACACCGGCGCCGGCATGTCGCGCGACGTGATCAGCCGCGCCTTCGAGCCGTTCTTCACCACCAAGCCGACCGGCGTCGGCACCGGGCTGGGCCTCTCCCAGGTCTATGGCTTCGTGAAACAGTCGGGCGGCCACATCCGCATCTATAGCGAGGTCGGAGTAGGGACGACGATCAAGCTCTATTTCCCGCGGCTGACCGGTCAGCCGGACATGCCGGAGTGGACCGCGCGCGGTGCGGCGCCGGCGCCCACGCCGTCGCTCGATGGCACCGAGGCGATCCTCGTGGTCGAGGACGACCCGCAGGTGAACAAGCTTGCGGTCGAAGCCTTGCAGGAACGCGGCTACCAGGTGATCTCGGCGCCGGACGGCGCGACGGCCTTGACGTTGATCGCCGATGCGCCGCCGATCGACCTCTTGCTCACAGACGTCGTGCTGCCCGGCGGGATGAACGGCCGGCAGCTGGGCGAGGCGGTACGCAGGCGGCGCCCGGCCATCAAGGTCCTCTACATGACCGGCTACACGCGCAACGCCATCATCCATCACGGCCGGCTCGATCCGGACATCGACCTGTTGACCAAGCCGTTCACCGCCGACGCGCTCGCCCGCAAGATACGGCGCATCCTCGACGGCGGCTCGAAGCAGGCCTGA
- the ilvD gene encoding dihydroxy-acid dehydratase — MPLRSRITTDGLDRTPHRAFMRAMGLDDAAIAKPMIGVVSQKGETTPCNMTHGPQVEAAKEGVAAAGGTPREFTTISVSDGIGMNHEGMKFSLVSRELIADSIEAVVQGHAYDGLVAFGGCDKTLPGGMMGLVRCNVPGIFVYGGAALPGRFRGRDVTVLDAYEGVGAVQTGAMSEADLDELERACKPSVGACAGQFTANTMAMVAEALGLTVPNSAMVPGVYAQRLAIAKRAGEIVMEILKRGGPLPRDIVTRRVLESASAIVAATGGSTNAALHIPAIANEAGIRFTVDDVAEVFARTPLIGDLRPGGKYLAKDVHDRGGVSVIIRALIESGHIDGDCLTVTGRTLREEHSGAPAPDGKVVRAPDNALRPDGGLVVLKGNIAPDGALLKVAGLKVRSFEGTARVFDSEDDCAAAVRKRQYKEGDVLVIRYEGPRGGPGMREMLGVTALIYGQQMGEKVALLTDGRFSGATRGICAGHIAPEAAVGGPLALLRDGDRVSIDADARRIDVRIDDAEIARRRAAWIAPPPRHAAGLLAKYAQCVGQADEGAVTHAGGVMWPAQVVIPDSPKG, encoded by the coding sequence ATGCCGCTGCGCTCGCGCATCACCACCGATGGCCTCGACCGCACGCCGCACCGCGCCTTCATGCGCGCGATGGGATTGGATGACGCGGCGATCGCAAAGCCGATGATCGGCGTGGTGAGCCAGAAGGGCGAAACCACGCCCTGCAACATGACGCACGGCCCGCAAGTCGAGGCCGCGAAGGAAGGCGTGGCGGCCGCCGGCGGCACGCCGCGCGAGTTCACCACCATCTCGGTCTCGGACGGCATCGGGATGAATCACGAGGGCATGAAGTTCTCGCTGGTTTCGCGCGAGCTGATTGCCGATTCGATCGAAGCCGTGGTGCAGGGCCACGCCTATGACGGGCTGGTCGCGTTCGGCGGCTGCGACAAGACGCTGCCCGGCGGCATGATGGGGCTCGTCCGCTGCAACGTGCCTGGCATCTTTGTGTACGGCGGAGCCGCCCTGCCCGGCCGCTTCCGGGGACGCGACGTGACAGTGCTCGACGCCTACGAGGGCGTCGGCGCGGTGCAGACCGGCGCGATGAGCGAAGCCGATCTCGACGAGCTCGAGCGCGCGTGCAAGCCGAGCGTCGGCGCCTGCGCCGGACAGTTCACCGCCAACACGATGGCGATGGTGGCGGAGGCACTCGGCCTCACCGTGCCGAATTCCGCGATGGTGCCGGGCGTCTATGCGCAGCGCCTCGCCATCGCGAAGCGTGCAGGCGAAATCGTGATGGAGATCTTGAAGCGCGGCGGGCCGCTGCCGCGCGACATCGTCACGCGCCGTGTTTTGGAGAGCGCGAGCGCCATCGTGGCGGCGACCGGCGGCTCGACCAACGCGGCGCTGCATATTCCGGCAATCGCCAACGAGGCCGGCATCCGCTTCACCGTGGACGATGTCGCTGAAGTGTTCGCGCGCACGCCGCTGATCGGCGACCTGCGGCCCGGCGGAAAGTACTTGGCCAAAGACGTGCACGACCGCGGCGGCGTCTCGGTGATCATCCGCGCACTGATCGAGAGCGGACATATCGACGGCGATTGCCTGACCGTAACCGGACGAACGCTGCGCGAGGAGCATAGTGGCGCGCCGGCGCCCGATGGCAAGGTCGTGCGCGCGCCGGACAATGCGCTGCGCCCGGACGGCGGGCTCGTGGTGCTCAAGGGCAATATTGCGCCGGACGGCGCGCTGCTGAAGGTCGCGGGGCTGAAGGTGCGATCGTTCGAAGGCACCGCGCGCGTGTTCGACTCGGAGGACGACTGCGCGGCGGCGGTGCGCAAGCGCCAGTATAAAGAGGGCGACGTGCTGGTGATCCGTTACGAGGGCCCGCGCGGCGGTCCCGGCATGCGCGAGATGCTCGGCGTCACCGCGCTGATCTACGGCCAGCAGATGGGCGAGAAGGTCGCCTTGCTCACGGATGGCCGCTTCTCCGGTGCGACGCGCGGAATTTGCGCGGGCCACATCGCGCCGGAGGCCGCGGTGGGAGGGCCGCTCGCGCTGCTACGCGACGGCGATCGCGTGAGCATCGACGCGGATGCGCGGCGCATCGACGTGCGCATCGACGATGCCGAGATCGCACGCCGCCGCGCTGCGTGGATCGCGCCGCCGCCGCGGCATGCCGCGGGGCTGCTGGCGAAGTACGCGCAGTGCGTGGGTCAGGCGGATGAAGGTGCGGTGACGCACGCGGGCGGGGTTATGTGGCCTGCCCAGGTTGTCATCCCGGACAGCCCGAAGGGCTGA
- a CDS encoding ABC transporter substrate-binding protein has translation MKRFVAALLVASACVSVAKAQETIRVGWTIPAEESKYWMMRRPEKFPNLGKGYKIEWSQFQGTTPMTQALIAGALDCATQGVLPIAQSMDKGTLATYVIAQHVGEKPGSFSVYWAVKDDSPIKKVEDLKGKTVGISIIGGGTQGPFNLMLKRHGLDPEKDIKLVEVSFSLSEDALRQGRVDSTNMNQPFAARAEAKGGIRKLFALEEAVPNIVHIVEACRKDFVDKNPELVKQYVKDITAGLKMALANRDETMKVVSEITKAPVAVLDTYLLKGNDFAREPGAAPNFAGIQAMFDVYTNEKMIGKKLDAGALRKEGIVAPIE, from the coding sequence ATGAAGCGATTTGTTGCGGCGCTGCTGGTCGCGAGCGCATGTGTCTCGGTTGCGAAAGCACAGGAGACGATCCGGGTCGGCTGGACCATTCCGGCCGAGGAATCGAAATACTGGATGATGCGCCGGCCGGAGAAATTCCCGAACCTCGGCAAGGGCTACAAGATCGAGTGGTCGCAATTCCAGGGCACCACGCCGATGACGCAGGCGCTGATCGCCGGCGCGCTCGATTGCGCGACGCAGGGCGTGCTGCCGATCGCGCAGAGCATGGACAAGGGTACGCTCGCGACCTACGTGATCGCGCAGCATGTGGGCGAGAAGCCCGGCTCGTTCTCGGTCTACTGGGCCGTGAAGGACGATAGTCCGATCAAGAAGGTCGAGGACCTCAAGGGCAAGACGGTCGGCATCTCGATCATCGGCGGCGGCACGCAGGGGCCGTTCAACCTGATGCTCAAGCGGCACGGCCTCGATCCGGAGAAGGACATCAAGCTGGTCGAGGTGTCGTTCTCGCTCTCCGAAGACGCGCTGCGCCAGGGGCGCGTCGATTCGACCAACATGAACCAGCCGTTCGCGGCGCGTGCCGAGGCGAAGGGCGGCATCCGCAAGCTGTTCGCGCTGGAAGAGGCGGTGCCCAACATCGTGCACATCGTGGAAGCCTGCCGGAAGGATTTCGTCGACAAGAATCCCGAGCTGGTGAAGCAGTACGTAAAGGATATCACCGCCGGCCTGAAGATGGCGCTCGCCAACCGCGACGAGACCATGAAGGTGGTGAGCGAGATCACCAAGGCGCCGGTCGCGGTGCTCGACACGTATCTCCTGAAGGGCAACGACTTCGCGCGCGAGCCGGGCGCCGCGCCCAACTTCGCCGGCATCCAGGCGATGTTCGACGTCTACACCAACGAGAAGATGATCGGGAAGAAGCTGGACGCGGGTGCGCTCAGGAAAGAGGGCATCGTCGCACCGATTGAGTGA
- a CDS encoding quinoprotein dehydrogenase-associated SoxYZ-like carrier yields MTYARGPLTLAGVLLSIGPALAGSAWDDVRPSAFGNRAIEDGSAFIALAAPYRAEDQRTVPLSVETAFKDGRKIKSITFIVDENPMPVAAAFRFADNRDRATLGIDIRLDHASPVRAVVEASDGALYMVEKFIKASGAGVCSAPPAVDPAVAEKTMGQMKLTDLTGSDSTAGATRFHRAAELNIQHPQLTGMQMNQITLLYTPMRFVNSIEVKQGEDVIFTLEGSMTLSENPRIAFDYQINGASSLKVRTRDTNDTEWRKDFPAGSNS; encoded by the coding sequence ATGACATACGCACGCGGTCCGCTTACGCTCGCCGGCGTTCTTCTTTCCATCGGGCCTGCGCTTGCCGGCTCCGCGTGGGACGACGTGCGGCCCTCCGCGTTCGGGAATCGTGCGATCGAGGACGGCAGCGCATTCATTGCCCTTGCGGCGCCCTATCGGGCCGAGGACCAGCGCACGGTGCCGCTCTCGGTCGAGACCGCGTTCAAGGATGGCCGCAAGATCAAATCGATCACGTTCATCGTCGACGAGAACCCGATGCCGGTCGCGGCCGCCTTCCGCTTTGCCGACAATCGCGACCGGGCAACACTCGGCATCGATATCCGGCTCGACCACGCCTCGCCGGTGCGCGCCGTGGTCGAGGCGAGCGACGGCGCGCTCTACATGGTGGAGAAGTTCATCAAGGCATCGGGCGCGGGCGTGTGCTCGGCGCCCCCCGCGGTCGATCCCGCGGTCGCCGAGAAAACGATGGGCCAGATGAAGCTCACCGATCTCACCGGCTCCGACTCCACCGCAGGCGCAACGCGCTTTCATCGCGCCGCCGAGCTCAACATCCAGCATCCGCAGCTCACCGGCATGCAGATGAACCAGATCACGCTGCTCTATACGCCGATGCGCTTTGTCAATTCGATCGAGGTCAAGCAGGGTGAGGACGTGATCTTCACGCTCGAAGGCTCGATGACGCTGAGCGAGAACCCGCGCATCGCGTTCGACTACCAGATCAACGGTGCGTCGTCGCTCAAAGTGCGCACCCGCGACACCAACGACACCGAGTGGCGCAAGGACTTCCCCGCCGGGTCGAACAGCTAA
- a CDS encoding glutathione S-transferase family protein: protein MPTLEIIGIPQSNYVWVVRMVCEEKGVPYEHKADRPHSPAIDAIHPFGKVPVMRHGDVELCESKAIATYIDRVFDGPKVIPEDPKRAAVVEQWVSLGNVEFDKLMIRQYVVGYAFPKEPGKPDMGAIKAAAEKMKPQIDVLDRAVSKTGYLAGDSFTLADINILPMLFYVNRFEEGKAMLGATKNLSAYMERHFARPSFQASKPPPPAKS, encoded by the coding sequence ATGCCAACACTGGAAATAATCGGCATCCCGCAGTCGAACTATGTGTGGGTGGTGCGCATGGTGTGCGAGGAGAAGGGGGTGCCCTACGAGCACAAGGCCGATCGGCCACACTCGCCCGCCATTGACGCGATCCACCCCTTCGGCAAGGTCCCGGTGATGCGCCACGGCGACGTGGAGCTTTGCGAGTCGAAGGCGATCGCGACCTACATCGATCGCGTGTTCGACGGCCCGAAGGTCATCCCGGAGGATCCCAAGCGCGCCGCCGTGGTCGAGCAATGGGTCTCGCTCGGCAATGTCGAGTTCGACAAGCTGATGATCCGCCAATACGTGGTCGGCTACGCGTTCCCGAAGGAGCCCGGCAAGCCCGACATGGGCGCGATCAAGGCCGCGGCCGAGAAGATGAAGCCGCAGATCGACGTGCTCGACCGTGCGGTGTCGAAGACCGGCTATCTCGCCGGGGACTCGTTCACGCTTGCCGACATCAACATCCTGCCGATGCTGTTCTATGTGAACCGATTCGAAGAAGGCAAAGCGATGCTCGGGGCTACGAAGAACCTCTCCGCCTACATGGAGCGCCACTTCGCACGCCCGAGCTTCCAGGCCTCCAAGCCCCCGCCGCCGGCGAAGAGCTGA
- a CDS encoding tripartite tricarboxylate transporter substrate binding protein, with amino-acid sequence MDLSRRHFLALAAITASARSAAAQSYPDRAVRVVVGFPAGGSVDIFVRIVAQSLSEQLGQPFVIENRPGASGNIGTEAVVRSAPDGYTLLAVGVTNATGATLYDNLKFDFLRDIVPIASTVRGVGVLVVNPALPVTSVEGFIAHAKENPGKINFTSSGPGTPQHLYGELFMQMTGVRMVHVPYRGSPQSLTGLIAGEVQAMFDTLSTSIEHIKAGRLRALGVTSAQRTEALPGTPALGEAVPGYEATSWQGFGAPKDTPAEIVERLNRAINVALADATVKARIEATGYSPFVSSPAEFRAHIAAETAKWGKVIRTAGIHLN; translated from the coding sequence ATGGACCTCTCCCGACGGCATTTTCTGGCCCTCGCTGCGATCACGGCAAGCGCGCGCAGCGCGGCGGCGCAGAGCTACCCGGACCGTGCGGTGCGCGTCGTCGTGGGATTTCCGGCCGGCGGGTCGGTCGACATTTTTGTGCGGATCGTTGCGCAGTCCTTGTCGGAGCAACTCGGCCAGCCCTTCGTGATCGAGAACCGTCCCGGCGCGAGCGGCAACATCGGCACCGAAGCGGTGGTGCGCTCCGCCCCCGACGGCTACACACTGCTCGCCGTCGGCGTGACCAACGCCACCGGCGCCACGCTCTACGACAATCTCAAGTTCGATTTCCTGCGCGACATCGTGCCGATCGCGAGCACCGTGCGCGGAGTCGGCGTGCTGGTGGTGAACCCGGCGCTGCCCGTGACAAGCGTCGAGGGGTTCATCGCACACGCGAAGGAGAATCCCGGCAAGATCAACTTCACCTCGTCCGGACCCGGAACGCCGCAGCACCTCTACGGCGAGCTGTTCATGCAGATGACGGGCGTGCGCATGGTGCACGTGCCCTATCGCGGTTCGCCGCAGTCGCTGACGGGGCTCATTGCCGGCGAGGTGCAGGCGATGTTCGACACGCTCTCGACCTCGATCGAGCACATCAAGGCGGGGCGGCTGCGCGCGCTCGGGGTCACCTCGGCGCAGCGCACGGAGGCGCTCCCCGGAACGCCCGCGCTGGGCGAGGCGGTGCCGGGCTACGAGGCGACGAGCTGGCAGGGCTTTGGCGCGCCAAAGGACACGCCAGCCGAGATCGTCGAGCGGCTTAACCGCGCGATCAACGTGGCGCTCGCCGACGCGACCGTGAAGGCGCGCATCGAGGCGACCGGTTACTCGCCGTTTGTGAGTTCGCCCGCCGAATTCCGGGCGCACATCGCCGCCGAGACCGCCAAGTGGGGCAAGGTGATTCGCACGGCGGGGATTCATCTGAACTGA